From a region of the Pirellulales bacterium genome:
- a CDS encoding membrane dipeptidase translates to MLIFDAHLDLSMNALEWNRDLTRPVSEIRRREAGHTDKVDRGRGTVSLPDMRRGQVGLCVATLIARHVKPDNPLPGWHSPEIAWAQTQGQLAWYRAMEEQGEMVQIADRRSLDRHVALWQDTPPDRTPIGYVLSLEGADSILTPARLERSYAQGLRAVGPAHYGPGTYAFGTHSSGGLGAAGRELLAEMDRLGIILDATHLCDVSFWEALDHFQGPVWASHSNCRSLVPEERQFSDQQIKALVARGAVIGAALDAWMMVPDWIRGKTLPEEAGVKLEHIVDHIDHVCQLAGNAQHAAIGTDLDGGFGREQSPFDLDTIADLARVPDLLRHRGYRESDVEAVMHDNWIRFLRSAWRE, encoded by the coding sequence ATGCTGATCTTCGATGCCCATCTCGACCTGAGCATGAATGCCCTGGAGTGGAACCGCGACCTGACGCGGCCGGTGAGCGAAATTCGCCGGCGCGAGGCCGGTCACACCGACAAGGTCGACCGCGGCCGAGGCACCGTCTCGCTGCCGGACATGCGAAGGGGCCAGGTCGGCCTGTGCGTGGCCACGCTTATCGCCCGCCATGTCAAACCCGACAATCCGTTGCCCGGCTGGCATAGCCCGGAAATCGCCTGGGCCCAGACCCAAGGACAACTCGCCTGGTATCGCGCCATGGAAGAGCAAGGCGAAATGGTGCAAATCGCCGACCGGCGATCGCTCGACCGGCACGTGGCCCTCTGGCAAGACACACCGCCGGACCGGACGCCGATCGGTTACGTGCTGAGCCTGGAAGGGGCCGATTCCATCCTCACGCCCGCCAGGCTCGAACGCTCCTATGCCCAAGGCCTGAGAGCCGTCGGGCCCGCGCACTACGGGCCGGGCACTTATGCTTTTGGCACGCATTCGTCGGGCGGCCTCGGCGCGGCCGGCCGCGAACTGCTCGCCGAAATGGACCGCCTGGGCATCATCCTGGATGCCACGCACCTTTGCGACGTCAGCTTTTGGGAAGCGCTCGATCATTTTCAGGGGCCGGTCTGGGCCAGTCATTCCAATTGCCGGTCGCTGGTGCCGGAAGAGCGGCAGTTCAGCGACCAACAGATCAAGGCCCTCGTGGCCCGGGGCGCGGTGATCGGCGCGGCGCTCGACGCCTGGATGATGGTGCCCGACTGGATTCGCGGCAAGACCTTGCCCGAAGAGGCGGGCGTCAAGCTGGAACATATCGTCGATCATATCGACCACGTCTGCCAGTTGGCGGGCAATGCGCAGCACGCGGCGATCGGCACCGACCTGGACGGCGGTTTTGGCCGCGAGCAGTCTCCGTTCGATCTCGACACGATCGCCGACCTCGCGCGCGTGCCCGACCTGTTGCGCCACCGCGGCTACCGCGAGTCCGACGTCGAGGCAGTCATGCACGACAACTGGATTCGCTTTTTGCGGTCGGCCTGGCGCGAATAG